The following proteins come from a genomic window of Acidobacteriota bacterium:
- a CDS encoding class II glutamine amidotransferase, with translation MKRRGLNFLDSIPYRAMCRLLAVRSERLIDPTHHLMNLAQVARESKVFQGHGWGCAYLKDGEWMIYKNIKPIWEDDLTIFPKTTLLLAHARSAFRDEGIRVENNMPFSADGFTFIFNGELHGVRIKEEGRIGAEKLFNYIRRLNKGDLAEAMRRAGEVIRRRSRFVRAMNIIISDRKRIYLHSFFQDDPEYFTMHLKEEEGELIICSEPYLNDKGWEKIENGTVRVFG, from the coding sequence ATGAAAAGGCGGGGCTTGAATTTCCTGGACTCCATCCCGTATAGAGCGATGTGTCGACTGCTCGCGGTAAGATCAGAAAGGCTAATAGACCCCACCCACCATCTTATGAACCTCGCACAGGTAGCGAGAGAAAGCAAGGTCTTTCAGGGGCATGGCTGGGGATGTGCCTATCTAAAGGACGGGGAGTGGATGATCTACAAGAACATAAAGCCGATATGGGAGGACGACCTCACCATATTTCCCAAAACCACCCTCCTCTTAGCCCATGCGAGGAGCGCCTTCAGAGATGAAGGGATAAGGGTGGAGAATAATATGCCCTTTTCCGCTGATGGCTTTACCTTTATCTTCAACGGTGAGCTTCACGGGGTAAGGATAAAGGAGGAAGGGAGGATCGGGGCGGAGAAGCTGTTCAACTATATAAGGAGGCTCAACAAAGGGGACTTGGCGGAGGCGATGAGAAGGGCGGGCGAGGTCATAAGAAGGAGGTCTCGATTTGTAAGGGCGATGAACATCATAATCTCAGATAGAAAGAGGATCTACCTCCACTCCTTCTTTCAGGATGACCCCGAGTATTTCACTATGCACCTTAAGGAAGAGGAAGGCGAGCTTATCATATGCTCCGAACCATACCTTAACGATAAAGGGTGGGAGAAGATAGAGAATGGCACGGTGAGGGTATTCGGATGA
- a CDS encoding N-acetyl-gamma-glutamyl-phosphate reductase translates to MHSPKVSIVGGSGYVAGELLRLILLHPHFSIKQVVSESLAGKPVFRAHPHLRRFTDLRFSWLSELEECDLLFLALPHGEAMRRIDRFREIAPRIIDLSADFRLKDPVDYERWYGMIHPHPELLSQFTYGIPELHREEMRNASLISSAGCNATAVILALYPLFREGLVDCERTVIEVKVGSSEGGRRGSPASHHPERSSSVRAYKPTAHRHIAEMVQELGFGKKIELHFSATSVEMVRGVQATAHIFLEDDLDERAILKLFRSYYGNEPFIRIVRERSGIHHYPDPKILYGSNYCDIGFVRDGRSNRLVVISALDNLMKGAAGQAVQSANIMFGFDEKAGLEFPGLHPV, encoded by the coding sequence ATGCATAGCCCTAAGGTGTCCATCGTTGGGGGATCGGGATATGTGGCTGGGGAGTTGCTCCGCCTTATCCTTTTACACCCCCATTTCTCCATCAAGCAGGTTGTCTCGGAGAGCTTGGCGGGAAAGCCCGTTTTTCGGGCTCATCCCCATCTGAGGAGGTTTACCGATCTCAGGTTCAGCTGGCTGAGCGAGCTTGAGGAATGCGATCTCCTCTTCCTCGCCCTTCCCCATGGGGAGGCGATGAGGAGGATCGATCGCTTTCGGGAGATAGCCCCAAGGATAATAGACCTAAGTGCTGATTTCCGACTTAAGGACCCAGTGGATTACGAAAGGTGGTATGGGATGATTCACCCCCATCCTGAACTGCTTTCCCAGTTCACCTACGGCATTCCCGAGCTCCATCGGGAGGAGATGAGAAACGCCTCCCTCATCTCAAGTGCAGGATGCAACGCCACCGCGGTTATCCTTGCTCTTTACCCCCTGTTCCGCGAGGGGTTGGTCGATTGCGAGCGGACGGTGATCGAGGTGAAGGTCGGCTCGAGCGAAGGGGGAAGGAGGGGTAGCCCTGCGTCGCATCATCCGGAACGAAGCAGTTCGGTGAGAGCCTACAAGCCCACCGCCCATCGCCATATAGCGGAGATGGTTCAGGAGCTTGGCTTCGGGAAGAAGATTGAACTTCACTTTTCCGCTACCAGCGTGGAGATGGTGCGAGGGGTTCAGGCTACCGCCCATATTTTCCTTGAGGATGATCTCGATGAGAGGGCGATTTTGAAGCTCTTCCGGAGCTACTACGGAAATGAGCCTTTCATAAGGATAGTAAGGGAGAGAAGCGGGATTCACCACTATCCTGATCCGAAGATACTCTACGGAAGCAATTACTGCGATATCGGCTTTGTTCGGGACGGGAGATCGAACCGGTTGGTGGTGATAAGCGCGCTCGACAACCTGATGAAGGGAGCAGCGGGTCAGGCGGTTCAGTCAGCGAACATAATGTTTGGCTTTGATGAAAAGGCGGGGCTTGAATTTCCTGGACTCCATCCCGTATAG
- the lysX gene encoding lysine biosynthesis protein LysX, translated as MRVGFLHSLIRKDEKLLLKEFSSRKGVEVVMIDDRELTFNLGRDRFNLDVVIERCINHSRALHAIRIFESAGIRCVNNSGVALVCGNKLLTSVALKEHKVPQPEVRVAFTIESALQAIEEMGYPVVLKPAVGSWGRLLSKVNDRNAAEAILEHKTILGTYHHSIFYIQKYIEKRGRDIRSFVVGDECIAAIYRVSDHWITNTARGGKAYNCPVTDEVREISLKAARAVGGGIVAIDIFETDDGILVNEVNYTMEFKNSIAPTGVDIPKHIVDYVLKVGEGGYDA; from the coding sequence ATGAGGGTCGGGTTTCTCCATTCCCTAATCAGGAAAGATGAGAAGCTGTTGCTTAAGGAGTTCAGCTCGCGAAAGGGAGTTGAGGTGGTGATGATCGACGACCGGGAACTCACCTTCAACTTAGGAAGGGATAGGTTCAACCTCGATGTGGTCATCGAGAGATGTATCAACCACTCACGAGCGCTCCATGCGATAAGGATCTTCGAAAGTGCGGGGATAAGGTGTGTCAACAATTCAGGGGTTGCTTTGGTATGCGGGAATAAGCTCCTCACCTCCGTTGCCCTGAAGGAGCATAAGGTGCCCCAGCCCGAGGTAAGGGTGGCTTTCACCATCGAGTCTGCCTTGCAGGCTATTGAGGAGATGGGCTACCCGGTGGTGCTTAAGCCAGCGGTCGGTTCCTGGGGGAGGCTTCTTTCCAAGGTGAACGACCGAAATGCTGCTGAGGCGATCCTCGAACATAAGACCATCCTTGGTACCTATCATCACTCCATCTTCTACATCCAGAAGTACATCGAGAAGCGAGGAAGGGATATAAGGAGCTTTGTGGTCGGTGATGAGTGCATCGCTGCCATCTACCGGGTGTCGGACCACTGGATAACCAACACCGCAAGGGGAGGGAAGGCTTATAACTGTCCGGTGACCGACGAGGTAAGGGAGATCTCCTTAAAGGCAGCAAGGGCGGTCGGTGGTGGGATCGTGGCTATCGATATCTTCGAAACGGATGATGGCATTCTGGTCAACGAGGTGAACTACACTATGGAGTTCAAGAACAGCATCGCCCCCACTGGGGTAGATATTCCAAAGCATATCGTCGATTATGTGCTTAAGGTTGGAGAAGGAGGGTACGATGCATAG
- a CDS encoding 2-isopropylmalate synthase, producing the protein MVKILDTTLREGEQTPGVYFDVHIKVAIAELLDEVGVDIIEAGHPAVTEEIHHAVREIARRGFRAKVGAHSRSLKRDVDLALECGVGFLGVFYCVSDMRLNHHAKSLKEAIDQITTVISYAKEKKPDLTVRYTPEDAVRSPFENVITAAAEAARAGADVISIADTTGYIIPGSKNNMYDYIKKLRDELDKNGVSPKIAVHCHNDRGLALANALDGYRAGAEIIDASVLGLGERAGIVDLASLLVVLTQDFGEEKELNLKKIPELYRMVSRYSGVEIPVNLPITGRNAFTHCAGVHTQAAIRNPLHYQSLDPAVVGREPRIALDHMSGLSSVVYSLEQIGEADVDEDLALKVLKKVKEVGQSGRTVDLEELRYIVRYLKEHQEEEVGV; encoded by the coding sequence ATGGTCAAGATCCTTGATACCACGCTTAGGGAGGGGGAGCAGACTCCGGGCGTATATTTCGATGTTCACATCAAGGTGGCGATAGCTGAGCTTCTCGACGAGGTGGGCGTCGATATCATTGAGGCGGGCCATCCCGCGGTAACAGAGGAGATACACCATGCGGTAAGGGAGATAGCGAGAAGGGGGTTTCGGGCTAAGGTCGGAGCTCACTCCCGATCGCTTAAGAGGGATGTCGATCTGGCGCTCGAATGTGGAGTGGGATTTCTCGGAGTGTTTTACTGTGTTTCAGATATGAGGTTGAACCATCACGCAAAGAGCCTGAAGGAGGCTATCGATCAGATAACTACCGTGATCTCCTATGCCAAGGAGAAGAAGCCGGACCTCACCGTAAGGTACACCCCGGAGGATGCAGTTCGTTCCCCGTTTGAGAATGTCATCACCGCAGCAGCAGAAGCAGCAAGGGCAGGGGCGGATGTTATAAGCATCGCCGATACCACCGGCTATATAATCCCCGGAAGCAAGAACAATATGTACGACTACATAAAGAAGTTGAGGGATGAACTGGATAAGAATGGGGTTTCCCCGAAGATAGCGGTCCACTGCCACAACGACCGGGGATTGGCTCTCGCTAATGCCCTTGACGGCTACCGGGCAGGAGCGGAGATCATCGACGCATCGGTTCTGGGTTTAGGGGAAAGGGCGGGGATCGTCGATTTAGCCAGTCTGCTCGTGGTTCTCACTCAGGATTTCGGCGAGGAGAAGGAGCTGAACCTCAAAAAGATACCGGAGCTATATCGAATGGTGAGCAGGTATTCCGGAGTCGAGATCCCGGTGAACCTGCCGATAACGGGAAGGAACGCCTTTACCCATTGTGCCGGGGTGCACACCCAGGCAGCGATAAGGAACCCCCTTCATTACCAGAGCTTAGACCCAGCTGTAGTGGGAAGGGAGCCGAGGATAGCCCTCGATCATATGTCCGGCCTCTCCTCGGTGGTCTATTCCCTCGAGCAGATCGGAGAGGCGGATGTGGATGAGGACCTCGCCTTAAAGGTTCTTAAGAAAGTGAAGGAGGTGGGCCAAAGCGGGAGGACCGTTGATCTCGAGGAGCTAAGGTACATCGTGAGGTATCTCAAGGAACATCAGGAAGAGGAGGTAGGGGTATGA
- the lysW gene encoding lysine biosynthesis protein LysW has translation MTECPICGANLSLSDDLMVGELIECPDCGTELEVKSINPLFLAEAPQEEEDWGE, from the coding sequence ATGACTGAATGTCCTATCTGCGGAGCCAACCTTAGTCTTTCCGATGATCTTATGGTGGGTGAGCTTATCGAATGCCCCGATTGCGGCACCGAGCTCGAGGTGAAAAGCATCAACCCGTTGTTTCTTGCTGAAGCTCCTCAGGAAGAGGAAGATTGGGGAGAGTGA
- a CDS encoding GyrI-like domain-containing protein — MPQAKLDLTKEYESYYAAKTTPEIVDIEVAKLEGLWWVDSDKPYSEVPREEWRWKLLIRQPGFVSPEIVEEVKKEVIKKKKMELVAEVKFERMKEGKCVQILHRGPYSTKPESLAKMYKLMEDEGLVPNGLHHEIYLVSSGLREVPEEKWRTILRQPVKKKA, encoded by the coding sequence ATGCCACAGGCAAAGCTTGATTTAACAAAGGAATATGAGTCCTATTATGCAGCGAAGACCACTCCTGAGATCGTGGATATTGAGGTGGCGAAGCTCGAAGGTTTATGGTGGGTAGATTCTGATAAACCGTATTCCGAAGTGCCCCGGGAGGAATGGCGATGGAAACTGCTCATTCGCCAGCCCGGATTTGTCAGCCCGGAGATAGTGGAGGAGGTAAAGAAAGAGGTTATAAAAAAGAAGAAGATGGAGCTGGTTGCTGAGGTTAAGTTTGAAAGGATGAAGGAAGGGAAATGCGTTCAGATCCTGCACCGGGGACCTTATTCCACTAAGCCAGAGTCATTGGCAAAGATGTATAAATTGATGGAAGATGAAGGTCTTGTTCCTAATGGGCTTCACCACGAGATTTATCTGGTCAGTTCGGGACTCAGGGAGGTGCCCGAGGAGAAGTGGAGGACCATCTTACGGCAACCGGTAAAGAAAAAAGCTTGA
- a CDS encoding serine hydrolase, whose product MRRWGKRCIGIILVLFLFSPSSPAKEKGKYRAEIKAFEEFVAKEMRADRIPGISIAFQKGDFLYAKGFGYSDLENGVRAKPETAYRLASITKPMTAVGILKLVEEGKIDLDAPVQEYVPYFPEKKWKITVRELLGHLGGISHYRNRWELHIKEHKDTREAIGIFANFPLVAEPGTEFHYSSYGYNLLGAVIEGASGRHYGDYMRRNVWAPLGMNDTRMDDPNEIIKNRVRGYRLIEGKLKNSEFIDISSRFAGGGTRSTVLDLLKFARGITSGKVISRKTFDLMSTSMATKKGLLTDYGMGLRVRPVNGHFVVSHSGSQAETRTLLVIFPKEDFAIAIGCNLEGTNLNPYAHRLFQLLFDEQWNIPAYTGDKFDSAIYRGLFDTFNYGASYFDKYGKPLTEDEQELAKAFSYLNRFLNKKALLSSYKETLKKIGEGRHPVAGEPLVKVGSYMAMRLAKRFGEKGLDRYHKMGALPFFADYIRMYRNSPNYPAKLRFSPELERRIICWEKDWGKAFTDYIRRLMITPYSDFDEVEKRMTQAFSHASIYPKFVDQFARVVRYFYLNGEENRALKVADIAIALYPRSAAPYVIKGNAYISLGDSKKAKRLYERARELGIEDKDYISPKRLIRYADDFASFGRLDQAIALIRVAIKLYPDEAVLYQQLARSYLAKAKKFYEKALKLDPNLEPAWEMLKKIKKIENE is encoded by the coding sequence ATGAGACGATGGGGTAAAAGGTGTATTGGGATAATTTTGGTTCTTTTTCTTTTCAGCCCATCCAGCCCCGCCAAGGAGAAGGGGAAATATCGGGCGGAGATAAAGGCGTTCGAGGAATTTGTCGCCAAAGAGATGAGGGCGGACAGGATTCCCGGTATCTCCATCGCCTTTCAGAAGGGCGATTTCCTCTACGCCAAGGGCTTCGGCTATTCCGATCTCGAAAACGGGGTGAGGGCAAAGCCGGAAACCGCTTACCGCTTGGCTTCGATTACCAAGCCGATGACCGCGGTGGGTATCCTCAAGCTGGTAGAGGAGGGGAAGATAGACCTCGATGCCCCGGTTCAGGAGTATGTCCCCTACTTCCCGGAGAAGAAATGGAAGATAACGGTGAGGGAGCTCCTTGGCCATCTCGGTGGGATCAGCCATTACCGAAACAGATGGGAACTTCACATCAAGGAGCACAAGGATACCAGAGAGGCGATCGGGATCTTCGCCAATTTCCCCCTGGTAGCAGAGCCGGGGACCGAGTTTCACTATTCGAGCTACGGCTACAACCTCCTCGGTGCGGTGATCGAGGGGGCATCAGGGAGGCATTATGGGGATTATATGCGGAGGAATGTCTGGGCTCCGCTCGGGATGAACGACACGAGGATGGACGATCCGAACGAGATAATCAAAAACCGGGTCCGGGGATATCGCCTTATAGAGGGGAAGCTCAAAAACTCCGAGTTCATCGATATAAGCAGTCGTTTTGCCGGTGGTGGTACCCGGTCCACGGTGCTCGATCTTTTGAAATTCGCCCGGGGCATCACCTCGGGAAAGGTGATTTCGAGGAAGACCTTCGACCTTATGTCCACCTCGATGGCTACCAAAAAGGGGCTTCTTACCGATTATGGAATGGGGCTCAGGGTAAGACCGGTGAACGGCCATTTCGTCGTCTCCCATTCCGGGAGTCAGGCGGAGACAAGGACCCTGCTCGTGATCTTCCCCAAGGAGGATTTCGCCATCGCCATTGGTTGCAACCTCGAGGGGACGAACCTGAACCCTTATGCCCATCGCCTGTTCCAGCTATTGTTCGATGAGCAGTGGAACATCCCCGCTTATACCGGGGATAAGTTCGATAGTGCCATCTACCGGGGGCTGTTTGATACCTTCAACTACGGGGCGAGCTACTTCGATAAGTACGGAAAACCGCTCACCGAAGACGAGCAGGAGCTTGCCAAAGCTTTTTCCTATCTCAATCGATTTCTGAATAAAAAGGCTCTCCTCTCCTCCTACAAGGAGACGCTGAAGAAGATAGGGGAAGGAAGGCACCCAGTAGCGGGCGAGCCCTTGGTTAAGGTCGGCTCCTATATGGCGATGAGGCTTGCCAAGAGGTTCGGGGAAAAGGGGCTTGACCGTTATCATAAAATGGGAGCGCTTCCCTTCTTCGCCGACTATATCAGGATGTACAGAAACTCCCCGAATTACCCAGCGAAGCTCCGCTTCTCTCCTGAGCTTGAGAGGAGGATCATCTGTTGGGAGAAGGATTGGGGGAAAGCCTTCACCGATTACATCCGCCGGTTGATGATCACCCCATACTCCGATTTCGATGAGGTTGAAAAGCGGATGACCCAGGCGTTTTCCCACGCCTCCATCTATCCCAAGTTCGTCGATCAGTTTGCGAGGGTGGTGAGGTATTTCTACTTAAACGGAGAAGAGAATAGGGCGCTTAAGGTAGCGGATATAGCGATTGCCCTTTACCCAAGGTCCGCCGCTCCCTATGTGATCAAGGGGAACGCCTATATCTCCCTTGGTGATAGTAAGAAGGCGAAGAGACTTTACGAGCGGGCGAGAGAGCTTGGGATCGAGGATAAGGATTATATCAGCCCGAAGAGGCTCATCCGCTATGCTGATGACTTCGCCTCGTTCGGCAGGCTCGATCAGGCGATCGCCCTCATTCGAGTGGCGATAAAGCTTTACCCTGATGAGGCGGTGCTCTATCAGCAATTGGCTCGGAGCTACCTTGCTAAAGCGAAGAAGTTCTATGAGAAGGCGCTTAAGCTCGACCCGAACCTTGAGCCCGCCTGGGAGATGCTCAAGAAGATAAAGAAGATCGAAAACGAATAG